One Magnolia sinica isolate HGM2019 chromosome 2, MsV1, whole genome shotgun sequence genomic window, CTAGGAGTAGTTGGATTGACGGGGACTGGTACTTGGACACGAGGATACGGGATGCCTGACCGAGTAGGCCCCGCGAAGATTACTTGCAAGCTATGACTTCAACTTATCCAAACGCGGGTTGAAAAACCCAAACCAGCATTTAAGAGaatttcatattatttatttatttatttatttatttattttttagcttgttagtacacacactccatgttagccacccccacctagggatcgatactaagacctcaagtgttgaaacgaggtatctccactcggtctaccagttgtgtgtgtgtgtgtgtgtgtgtgtgtgtgtgtgtgtgagagagagagagagagagagagagagagagagagagagaatttcgcAGCTGCTTCTCATAGGCTGCTAATAATGCGTAATCATATGGTTGAAATGTCAATCGTTGCCTTCTTgtgattttcttttaattttctcaGTCTTTTGGAGATGGGTTTcggagattctttcctgttcttcatcTTCATGTGGTTTTGCTTCCAATGTCAGGTCTTGAAGTCTCAGAATGTTAATTGTAATTCAAAGGACTTAATAGCATTGGAAGGTttcttgaatggtctggattcaaGGATTGATGGGTGGGCGCCCAATTCTTCTTCTGTTTGCTGCAGTTGGGTTGGTGTTTATTGCAATGGATCTTTTGGGGTTTTAGGCAGAAGAGTaattggattggatcttggaaACAAAGGATTGAAAGGAAATGTTTTGAAATCATTGGCCGGTTTGGATCAGCTGAAATTCCTTAATCTCTCTTCCAATTCTCTCAAAGGTAATGTATCGTCAAATTTATTCCGTTTGAAACAATTGCAAGTCCTCGATTTGAGTTACAATGACTTCTCCAGCCTGATTCCGACAGACACCCATTTACCATCGATCCTGGTTTTCAACGTTTCCGGCAATTTATTCACTGGCCACCATCCCCTCCTTGTTGGGTCTTCAAATTTACTGCATTTTATCATTAGTGACAATCAGTTTTCCGGTAATACCAATCCAGATATTTGCAACTCATCAACCCAAATTCAAGTTCTTCAATTCTCAATGAATTCGTTCAGTGGAATTTTCCCAGCAGGTTTTGGAAATTGCAGCTCCCTACAGGAAGTCTCCCTCGATTCAAATAATCTAACAGGAAATTTGCCAGATGATTTGTTCAGATTGTCGACGTTGAGGCAATTATTCCTTCAAGAGAATGGTCTTTCTGGGCAGCTGAGCAACAGAATCGGTAATCTTTCTAACCTTGTTGATTTGGATCTCTCCAAAAATCTGTTCTTCGGGAGTATTCTAGATGCTTTCAGTAAACTAAAAAATCTGGAGTTTTTTCTACTGATTCGAATCGTTTCAGTGGCAATTTGCCTGCTTCCTTGTTGAATTTGCTGACCCTCCGATTTCTTAATTTGAGAAACAATTCAATTGAAGGTGAGGTCAATCTAAATTGTACTATACTTCAATGACCCACCTCAGTTCTATCAATCTCGGTTCAAATCATATTCAAGGAAACATTCTCCATGTTCTTTCGTCATGCAAAGGATTGAAAGCCATACACCTCGCTAGAAACCAACTCAATGGTCAAATTCCCAACAGCTTTAAAAATCTTCAGTCTCTCACTTACATAACGCTATCGAATAACACGATCCGTAACCTCTCTTCTGCATTGGGGATTCCATAAGAGTGTCGGAACCTAACGACTTTGGTACTCGACACGAATTTCCATGGCGAAGAAATGCCCGTCGATGGGATTACTGGGTTTGCAAGCTTAAAAGTTCTCGTCATTCCAAACTGCGGTCTTTTAGGTTCTGTCCCGCCATGGTTAAGGAACTGTAGTAAGTTGCAGCTGTTGGATGTATCGTGGAACCAGCTGGGGGGAAGCATCCCTTCATGGTTTGGGTTTCTAGACTCCCTCTTTTACTTGGATCTTTCGAACAATTCACTCACTGGGCAAATCCCTGACAGCTTGACGTAGTTGAAGGGCCTCATTTCCCGCAATGCCTGGCAGGAAGAGTCCTCCAACTTCCCATTCTTTAGCAGACACAGTCAGGGCCCGAGCGGGTTGCAGTACAATCAATTCACAAGCTTCCCACCTACGTTGGATTTAAGCAATAACAATCTCACAGGGCCAATCTCACCCAAGTTTGGGAAACTGAAGAATCTGCACATGTTGAATCTGATGAAGAACAATCTCTTGGGAAGCATTCCTGATGAGTTATCGGGCATGAGGAGCTTGGAGATACTTGATCTGTGGTTCAATGATCTCTCAGGGACTATACCTGCTAGTCTGATCACGCTTAGCTTTCTATCATGCTTCAATGTAGCAAACAATCGATTGTCTAGGTCGGTCCCTTCAGGAGGCCAATTTTCGACCTTCCCACCATCAAGCTTCGAAGGGAACTTGGGTCTTTATGGTGAGTTCTTTTCTCCTTGCGGTCTGCCACAAAGCCCTACACAACCTGGATTGAGTGATGAACAAGAGGAAAGTAGAATTATTGATGCAGGACTCCCATTTCAAATTGGAGCAGTGCTGGGTTTTCTCGTAACAGTTGCAGCCAGTGCAAAGTGGACAAGGGCATTTCAGAAGAAGCGAAAAAGGTCGAATTGATGAAAGGATGGCAAAGGATACTTCCGTCAGTTATAGGGTAGTAAGGCACTTCTCTCAACTGTAACATAAACATGTTTATAACTTGTGGtggtggtgtttttttttttttttttcccaggtaTGAAGTATATGTATCTTgtaatatgtatatatgtatttcttTGTGTTATGGTTGTCTGTAGAAACAGATTTCATAAGCAtcaccctccctccctccctccctcaaaaTACCCATCTCTGAATTCGGCATTCTTACTCGACACCATTATCATATGAGCTTTGAAAGTATAAAGAAACCCATTTACACACCATGACCTATTGCACCGTAGAATAATATGGGTCCAAGATCCAATTCGTCCATCAAGTTGGACCAACCATTTGATGCCTCAGCCTGAAAACAAATGGGTGTCCACTATTCAGGTGGATCACAATTCATGAAGAAAAAGGACAGCAAAAAAACCTGGCCACATCTTTCTAATTGCTGTCCACTTGTCTCTACCATTATGGCCCTCCTGACGAATGGACCATCTTAATATTGTTGAAAGCAGCTATCGACCAGTTAGACCCCTTTTGATAAATTGCTTGAACTTTACATCCATTCCCACACTGGCACATACATAACTAGGCTTGTTGATGAGCTGTCTTATAGAGGGGTGGGGTTAGCgaaataaaatttaaagaaaaagaaaaaaaaaaaaaaaaaaagtacatttcTCATCTAATCTTAATGTGTATATGGTAGTGTTGGAGGTCGtcgcacaaaaccttaggatctagcctcccaagtACACtagaattataggataataaagcaatgaaataaatcaaagcacaaactatactacaccaaaattgtcatttaggaacggttttaaaccgttcctaaatgcttcaggaacggtttaaaaccgttcctaaataagGCTGCAAAAAATAAGAACGGTGCAAAACCGTTTTGGGTGCCATTTTAAATTTGAGAGAGAATTTTAGGAACAGTTTTGAACCGTTCTAGTGCCAGTGGTCATATTtggtaatggttttttttttcttacttcgAAACGATCTAACACCAAAAAACCTGctgtaaaaaataaattaaaatttaaaaaaaaagaaataaaaagaaacaaatatATTTAAGCCATATTCATTTAAGAATCAAAAGAGTAAAAACAACCATGATGTACTTTGAAACATTATTTATCTGACTTGCAAACCTGGCAGTAAAAACTAAAATCTGCAATGGAAGATTCCAAAATAAAAAGACATTCAATGAAAGTTCGTCAAGCAGATTAAGAGCTCCACAATGTGATGGCCTTTTATGTACCTAACTAATAAGCAACAAGTtaaaaataagaacaaaaacaggtgaatagattgaaagaacaacaatcaaatatcaaaagtgtGAAAAAAATTGTGACAATTGAACATACATATGGGGGACTATTGTTAGTTGACTCACCTGGATTTTGGATATGCTCGATGCACTCCTGACCCAAGGGGAGCTCGTTCTAGACCAAGCGGGGCTACGAATGGTAAGGGAGACATAATCAGCTCAATCTAGAGAGATTCTGAGGTTAAGATAGTTTGCCATGTTTATTGCGAAAACCAAACCCAATTGTTGAGCCTATAatacaaaaaacaaacaaaataaagcAATGTCTAGCCGAATCACGTGAAGAGGCAATCCAAGGCAAACATGCCAGCATGGCATGCTCGAAAAAAGATTTAAGCAACTCATTTGGTTGGGACCACTGTAAAAATGCCCTATCCTAAAATAAATATGGTCTATCCATTCGGTTGGCAATATGCATGCATTAAATTTAGATTATATCTTTCCTTCAACAGACCACTTTTCTTGTAGAAGTACAACCCATTTGATGGACTACCTTATTTTTAGCCCAGGTCATGTTTGTGGTGTCTCCCACCTGATGAAGGGCTCTAAATCTCACTCGCATGTGCCAAATTGGCTGTGTGCCATACATCCACCTCTTGAAAAGATAGCCTGAAAACCAGTACAAAAAGGAGCACATGCATTTTATTGTTCTTTTGCAAACtttgaattattttctaaatgCAATGCACTTGCATTTTACTAATAGTATTTAGTTACGAATATTAATTAGAGGAAGGCGTAATACTTTCCTTATGAAGCTCAAGTTTTCCACCATCATTTGTTGTAGAACATTTGCATGAAAGAGTcactccatgtttttttttttctttttttctttttttttttcacacgcgcacacaccccacactcatgctagtggaatttcaccacctatgggtactcgaacccttgaccgagagTTGAAACTCTTGAcagtctaccactcgagcaagagtaaggacccaagagCCACTCCATGTTTGTCAAGCACCTACATTaactaacaaaataaaaaataaaaataaaaactttcgaGCATTACGACTTCCTCTATTCAATGGAAACTGGTAACAAAGTAACCACAAAGGCTAAAATAATACCTTCACATGGTAATGCTCTTTCTTTGATGCATTATCAAATTCAGTCCTTGGGACAACCAGATCTTCAACAGCTTGCATGTATTCATCAGGAACATTTGTATAAAATGTCTTCCTCACTTTATCCGTTATCTTATGACCTAATACTTTCTCCAGAATGATTGGGCCAGGGCTTTGATGACATCCTTACTTGCAATCAAAGCCTCTATAATCTTTTAAATTCAAGAACAAAAAGAACACTTTGGAAACCAAAATCATTGAAGGATGACCAAAAGTAATTGGAAAATGAAAACCCCAAAGTATTTGTAGATAAGAGTTTTCCATTCACATGcaactggttgtaggtgatcattcctTATTCCTTGTAGAAAAATGGCTTCTCTAGAaagtattaaaataataataataataataaaaaataaaaaataaaaaatcttttgaTACTTGGCTAATTTTAAAGTCATGAAGGATTTGTACAATCTAGAAAAAAGCTACAGAGCATAATAAAGAAAACTGCAATTTCTGGTTTGTAACTGCCAGTTGATGTTGTagttttcttatttcttctttctaAGAGGAGCATCTATCTTGTAAAAGGATCAAAATCACATGCCATATTTGTTGGATCTTGAACAAGATAAAAATTTAGGAAAAGATAGCAACATACCTCAAAGTAAATTTGTTTTTGCAGTCAAACTTTTCCAACTCTATAGAGGATTTTTCAGTATATTCGGTGTATCTATCTATTTCAGCCTTTAAGGTCTGCACCTGTGCTAGTTGGAGATCGTGATTCTCTCTTACTTGATGCAACTCTCCTTTGAATAAGCATAAATGAAACATTGATGCCTGCAACAGCAAATGGGTATTCCCACATGGCTCGCTTCCCTTCAAGTCTGAAGAATAACCTTTGAAAAGAAGCCTTCATTTTGAGTTTGCATAAAATTAGTAATAAATCAACAATGCAAAAATCTGACAGCAAAGTcagcttaaaataaaataatatgatgACAAAAGTAACATGCTAGTGAGAAATCAATTACAAAGACGAAGGAACAAATCTGGTCTGGCTTACCAGATAAGTCCGGCCAAAAAATAATAGATTCTCAAGTGAGATGTACCCACAGCCCCTGAGAAAAGGAAACTCCTTATAATATTGCACAATTTTTCTGTGAAAGGACGCATGAGTTGTCCAAACAAATAAGGTATAAATGCATGGGAGAAAGAATAGGGCTTGGTCCAACAAATTGAGTCATCAAAATCATCAAAATCGAGATTAGAGCTTAATCCTAATTCTGCAGGATCCCTATCCAGGACTTTCAATTTCatgtggaaaaaaataaaaataaaaattcagttcAGGTTAGAGCAAACCATAAATGATACAAAATCTACTTGTTTCTTGGACAACACAAGTATACAAGGAAAAGTCACACAAGAACAGTAAAAAAATAAAGGACATCAAGAAAATAAACACAAATATATTTCAACTGcagaaacataaaaaaaaaaaaaaaaaaaaaaaaaaaaaaaaaaactaatacagATACTAAAAGAATCACAATTTCTCAACAAGGAAATATCTAGCAAATTAAGGATAGGAAGAATCTTACCATTCAGAAAGACATGGCTGCAAATCAAGAGCAGAAGGAAATGgagaagagaataagagaagctACTGtttaaaaagatattttgaaacaaatataCAATATCTGCAATGCAAAGGGCTGGTTTAGAGAGGCCTTCATAAGCTGAAAAAAATTTGAATCTAGGTGGATTAGTATCATCCAATCAGTCTTATTTTTACATGGTACCCCTTGAAATGTGTTCTAAACTCAATGAATAGTTTAAATCATTCTGTTGAACTGTACAAATTACATGATGCAACTAGGAAAACTATAATTCACCGGTTTTGTTGTGGCCGTCAGTGAAAATGCGAAGAACTGGCCTAGAACTCATATCTAGTTGAGCAAAGAACTTCCAAACAAGGAAATCAGCAAGCTTGCACAAATTACGAATTGGTAGCTATTCATTAAGAACAGAAAAGGTACATTTCACTAGCAAGGAAAGTGATAATGTAAGTATACTACGAATTTTAAAGAAAATATAGAACATGCATCAGATTCCATCTGCAATCTAAGCAAACAGTATTTTCTCACATGTACTATACGATGCTTATTTAAAACAatatgctactgtttgaatcttgCTAGAAGATCATCTCCTCTCCCAAAGAAACTCAGATGCCCAGTTAGTCAAAACCTggtcaaaatgaaggaaatgcaAGTTCTTAAAAGATAGATTGTTCAAAGTTCCAAACATCACATGCCTCATATGAAGGAAGAACTTCCTCTCTCCAAGGACCCAAAacccatagagagagagagagagagagagagagagagagagagagagagagagatttcaaagGCGACTAAACAAAGATGAGTAAGATCTAGAATACCCCGGCGAGAAGATTCACAGCTGTTGAGAGCGCTGCTCCAGTGATGGCGTAATGAATAACCTGCTCATGAGAGGCATCCTCGCAAGTGAGCACCAATGCTGCTCCTGTCAACGCCCCTGCCACCACACTGTTTTTCTACAGGAAATTCACTCCTTTAGTCATTGCATGTAACTTGAAATTGCTGTGATTTGTGGGCCACTGTAAGAAGCCAACACCAGTGTAATAAACAAAGGGTGGTCTGCTAACAAGACTTGGGCCTGTTCATTGGTTTTTGTACTCTGGCCCAGCTGATGGATGGTCTTGCCTAACttctaaatgggccccacctgaagaTCATGCTTCCCACATGCATGCATGGGTCCACACATGCACCTAATTGAATCTTTAAGATAAAAAGTGGACAAATAAAAGCATATGAAAGTTACCCAATCATAAGCTCCCCGAGCTTCTTGTAGGCCATATGT contains:
- the LOC131224833 gene encoding phytosulfokine receptor 1-like; the protein is MVALSTCEAEYVAASSTVCKAIWLKNILKELKHRQEECTVIYVDNKLAIELAKNSVQHGRSKHIDTSLLEMGFGDSFLFFIFMWFCFQCQVLKSQNVNCNSKDLIALEGFLNGLDSRIDGWAPNSSSVCCSWVGVYCNGSFGVLGRRVIGLDLGNKGLKGNVLKSLAGLDQLKFLNLSSNSLKGNVSSNLFRLKQLQVLDLSYNDFSSLIPTDTHLPSILVFNVSGNLFTGHHPLLVGSSNLLHFIISDNQFSGNTNPDICNSSTQIQVLQFSMNSFSGIFPAGFGNCSSLQEVSLDSNNLTGNLPDDLFRLSTLRQLFLQENGLSGQLSNRIGNLSNLVDLDLSKNLFFGSILDAFSKLKNLEFFLLIRIVSVAICLLPC
- the LOC131236909 gene encoding outer envelope pore protein 16-2, chloroplastic-like isoform X1, with amino-acid sequence MGSRFYLFVILFHVLASLHAQPRLDEFAFPDSVVCTRFHIGLAIGLYSGITYGLQEARGAYDWKNSVVAGALTGAALVLTCEDASHEQVIHYAITGAALSTAVNLLAGAQQLGLVFAINMANYLNLRISLD
- the LOC131236909 gene encoding outer envelope pore protein 16-2, chloroplastic-like isoform X2, giving the protein MGSRFYLFVILFHVLASLHAQPRLDEFAFPDSVVCTRFHIGLAIGLYSGITYGLQEARGAYDWKNSVVAGALTGAALVLTCEDASHEQVIHYAITGAALSTAVNLLAGVLTNWASEFLWERR